TATCCGTGCGCAGACGGCATGATCGTCGTCGGGGGGAATAGCGATCCGATCTTCAAGCGCCTGATGCACGCGATCGGCCGTGCCGATCTGGCCGAAGACCTGGGGCTCGCCCATAACGATGGACGGGTACCCCGCACGCAGGAGATCGACGAGGCGATCGGTCAATGGACGCAGGCGCGCTCCATCGACGATGCCCTCTGCGTGCTGCAAGCGGCGGATGTTCCGGCGAGCCGCATCTACACGGTGGCCGACATGTTCAAGGATCCGCAGTTCATCGCGCGTCAGATGATCCAGCGTCATACGTTCCCGGACGGCACGCCGATCGACCTGCCCAACATCTCGCCAAAACTGTCGGACACGCCCGGGCAGACACAGTGGCTCGGGCCCGAACTGGGCGCTCACACGGACGAGGTGCTGGGGCAACTGGGTTATGATGCCGGGCAAATCAAGGCGTTGCGCGATAACGGTGTCATCTGAGAAGACATCGCCGCCCAAGGCACTGCGGCGTGCGGGAGGGAATCGCGCGCCGTCAATAAAGCACGTCGAACAAACAAAGAAAGAACGCTGCAATCACGGAGACAACAACACCATGCAAAGACGTCAGTTCGTCACGGCCCTGGCTGCCACCGGCCTTATCGGTGCGGGCATTCGCCCCGGTTTCGCACAAGGCAGGCTCGAGAAGACCAGGATCGCCATCGCGGTCGGCGGAAAGAACCTCTTTTACTACTTGCCGCTCACGATTGCCGAACGTCTGAACTACTTCAAGGACGAAGGGCTCGACGTCGAAATCTCAGACTTCGCCGGGGGTTCCAAGGCATTGCAGGCTCTTGTCGGCGGCAGTGCCGATGTGGTCTCGGGGGCCTACGAGCATACGATTCTGTTGCAGGCGAAAAACCAGTACATTCGCGCCTTCGTATTGCAGGGGCGCGCCCCGCAGATCGTCTTCGGCGTGTCGAACAAGACGATGCCCAACTACAAGTCGATTGCCGACCTGCGTGGCAAGAAGATCGGTGTGACGGCACCGGGTTCGTCGACGAACATCATGGCGAACTTCGTGCTTGCCAAGGGGGGCATCAAGCCCAACGAAGTGGCCTTCGTCGGTGTGGGCGCGTCGTCGGGCGCACTGGCTGCGATACGGTCGGGCAATGTCGACGCCATCGTCAACCTCGACCCGGTGATCACCATGCTCGAGCGCGACAAGGAGATTCGCGTGATTTCGGATACGCGCACGCTCAAGGAAACGGTGTCGGTGTTCGGCGGTAACATGCCGGCCGGTTGTCTCTATACGAACGAATCGTTCATTCAGAAAAATCCGAACACGACGCAAGCACTGACCAATGCGATGGTGCGCGCGTTGCGCTGGCTTCAGACGGCCGGGCCGGGCGACCTCATCAAGACGGTGCCCGATGCCTATCTGCTGGGCGACCGGGCGCTCTACCTCGATGCATGGAGCCGCGTGAAGGAGGCGATCTCGCCGGACGGTCTGATCCCCGCCGACGGGCCGGCCACCGCGCTGCGCACCTTGCAGGCTTTCGATGAGACGGTCAAGGGCAAGTCGATCGATCTGTCCAAGACGTTCACGAACGAGTTCACGAAAAAGGCCGACGCCAAGTACAAATGATGACTGCGCCGGCTCTCAGTTTCGACAGCATTACCTGTACGTTCGTCGCTCGGGACGATCGTTCGAAGCGTTATACGGCGGTGGCCGACACTTCGCTCGACATTGCGCCGGGCGAATTTGTCTCGGTCGTGGGGCCGACGGGCTGCGGCAAGTCCACGCTGCTTAACGTGGCCGCAGGTTTGCTCGCCCCGTCGTCCGGTTCGGTCAAGGTGTTCGGAGAACCGCTCAAAGGGATCAATGCGCGCTCGGGCTATATGTTCCAGGCCGAAGCGCTGATGCCTTGGCGTAACGCCATCGACAACGTGACTGCCGGCCTCGAGTTCCGCGGTGTCGCGCCGGACGAGGCGAAGGCGCGTGGGCACGAGTGGCTCAAACGCGTCGGCTTGGGCGGCTTTGGCGACCGCTATCCGCACCAGCTCTCCGGCGGTATGCGCAAACGCGTCGCAATGGCGCAGACGCTGATTCTGGACCCGGACATCATTCTGATGGACGAGCCATTTTCGGCGCTGGACATTCAGACGCGTCAACTCATGGAAAACGAGTTGCTGGAGTTGTGGGCCGCCAAGCGACGGGCCGTGCTGTTCATCACGCACGATCTGGATGAGGCCATTGCGCTGTCGGACCGTGTCGTGGTGCTCGCCGCGGGCCCAAGCACGCATCCGATCGGAGAATTCCGAATCGATCTGCCACGCCCGCGCGACGTGGCGGAGATTCGGAATCATCCGCGCTTTACCGAGTTGCACGCTCAGATATGGGATGTGCTGCGTGAGGAAGTCCTCAAGGGCTACGCACAACAGTTAAAGGCGGTCTGAATCGTCATGTGGCAAATCGCAGGTATTCTCACGGTCTCGCTGAGCTGGCTCAACTGGCCTGGCTGGTTCGACTGGATGGACTGGTTCGATTTGCCGGACGGCTTTGGCTTGTTCGACTGGCTGGTCTGAAGGTCCGGCCACTCGCTCGTCTGTTATTCCCGGAATTCGTACGTCATGCGTAATCGTTCGTTCATGCGATACCTTCGCCTTTGGCAATGGTCGTTGCTGGTAGTGGCTTTTCTCGTCTGGTATGTCCTGACGAGTCCCACGCTGCTGCCTGCGTTCTACTTCGACAGCCCCGACAAGGCAGCTTTCTTCTTCGGCGAGCCGCAAAAAGTGCTGCTCCAGATCTGGCAATGGTTCGCCAGCGGCGAGATCTATCTGCACCTGGGGGTGACGCTGCTCGAAACGGTGTTGGCTTTTGCCATCGGCACCGTGTTCGGGCTGGGCGTGGGGTTGTGGCTCGCGCTCTCGCCGAGTGCCGGTGCGTTGCTCGATCCGTACATCAAAGCCGCCAACTCGATGCCGCGCGTGATCCTCGCGCCGATCTTCGGCGTCTGGTTCGGGCTGGGTATCTGGTCGAAAGTGGCGCTTGGGGTCACGCTCGTGTTCTTCATCGTGTTCTTCAATGTCTATCAGGGTGTGAAGGAAGTCAGCCCGGTCGTGCTTGCCAACGCGCGCATGCTTGGCGCGAACCAGCGTCAGTTGCTGCGCCGTGTGTATTTGCCCAGTGCGACAAGCTGGGTGTTTTCGAGCCTGCACAATTCGGTCGGTCTCGCCTTCGTCGGTGCGGTGGTCGGGGAGTACCTGGGGTCGTCGCGCGGTGTGGGATATCTCATTTTGCAAGCGGAAGGCACCTTCGACATCAACGCCGTGATTGCCGGCGTGCTCATCCTCACGGCCTTTGCATTGGTGCTCGACGGGCTCGTTGGCGTGGTTGAGCGGCGCTTGCTCGTCTGGCAGCCCCAGGCGGGGGAAACCGAAAAGATGTGACCGGATGCGACGGAGCCGGGATGTGGGCGCCGACGGCAGCGTTCCGCTCGGCGCGACATCCGCTTGGGAATCCGTTCCATTCGCGACACATTGGCAACCGAACGACGACCGATCGGGCATGGATTTGCCGCTGCGCCGGTGTCGCGCTGCACCCTCGTGACGACTCGGTGACGCGAGCCGCAGATCGCCACAGATGCCGTCATGGCGTCATATCCGAGCACCTTTCCTCGGTTACAATTGCCGCATGCGAATCCTGCTCAGCAACGACGATGGGTATCAGGCGCCAGGCCTGGCCGCGCTCTACGAGGCGCTGGCACCGCTTGGCGACATTACCGTGGTGGCGCCCGAACAGAACTGTAGCGGTGCGTCCAATTCTCTGACCCTGCAACGACCGCTTTCCGTCTTCAAGGGGGGCAATGGCTTCACGTTCATCAACGGGACACCGACCGATTGCGTCCACGTGGCGTTGACCGGTTTGCTCCAGCAGCGGCCCGATATCGTGGTCTCGGGCATTAACAATGGCCAGAACATGGGCGAGGACACGCTGTACTCCGGTACGGTCGCGGCGGCGACGGAGGGGTTCCTCTTCGGTATTCCGTCGTTTGCGTTCTCGCAAGTCAACAAGGGCTGGGACCATCTCGACAGCGCGGCCCGGGTGGCACGCGAGGTGGTCGAGCGCTATATGGAGCGGCCCTTGGGTGCTCCCTTTTTGTTGAACGTCAATATTCCCAATTTGCCATACGAGCGCCTGAAAGGCGCGCTCGCGACGCGTCTTGGGAAGCGACATCAATCGCAGCCGGTGATCCGTCAGGAGAATCCGCGCGGCGAAACGATTTACTGGATCGGCCCGGCGGGCGACGCCCGCGATAGCAGCGAAGGTACCGACTTCCACGCCGTGGCGCACGATTACGTCTCGGTCACCCCCTTGCAACTGGATCTCACGCATACCGCACGACTTGGTGTCGTGCACGATTGGCTGGCCAGCGCAGGGGTGGCTCAACGATGACGACACCGCCGAAGCGTTTTCCTCTTCCTCTGGCCGAAGTGATGACCCGTCGGCAGCGTAAGGCGCCGGTGCTGGACAAGGCGTCGCGCGCCAGTCCCGCAGGCGCACCGCCTGCGGCGATGGCGCGCAAGACGACGCCGGCGCCGGGAGCGACGTCGGTCAATTCAGGCAATGGGAAGGCGCCGCTCGGCAGTAGCAACGGTTTGCGGGTCGCAACGACGCCGTTGGCAGGGGCATCGGCCCGGCCAACGGGGGCGCAGACATCACATCCCGTCGCGCCCAAAGGATTGGCGCGCCCCGCGGCCGCGCCGCACGCCCAGCCTGCGCCGCATGCCGTGAAGAGTGCGCCGAGGCCGGGGACCAAGGCGCACGGCGGGGGGATTGCACAAAAGAATGGGCTGACGGCCGCAACGGCGGTGAAAGGCGTCGTGCGGACGGGTTCGGCATCAAAAGCGTCGGCGGGCACTGCGGTGCGAGGGCAGGTGCCGCCCGGCAGCGGTTCACCCGACGGCATCGGACTGACCTCCGAGCGCGTGCGCGCAAGAATGGCCGAGCGCGTCGCGGCGTCGGGCGTCAAGCACCCGGGCGTGCTGGCGGCGCTGGCCACCGTGCCGCGCCACCGCTTCGTCGATGCGGCACTCGCCAATCAGGCTTATGAAGACGCGGCGCTTCCCATCGGCCATGGGCAAACGATTTCGAAGCCGTCTGTCGTGGGGCGCATGATCGAGCTGCTGCTGGCGGGCGGACGTCCGCTGGAAAAAGTGCTGGAGATCGGCACCGGCTGCGGTTATCAGGCCGCGGTGTTGTCATGCGTGGCGCGCGACGTTTATTCGATCGAGCGTGTGCGTCCCCTGCACGAACGCGCCAAGGCCAATCTTCGGCCGCTGCGTGTGCCGAACATCCGCCTGCACTACGGCGACGGGCGGTTGGGGCTGCCCGCGGTGGCGCCGTTCGACGGCATCGTGATCGCTGCCGCCGGCCTTGAGATTCCGGACGCGCTCGTCGATCAGCTTGCGGTAGGCGCGCGTCTCGTCGCCCCCGTGGGCGGTGAGCAACAAATTTTGACCCTCATCGAGCGCGTCGGCGCACGCCAATGGCGCGAGACGCAGCTTGATCGGGTGTTATTCGTCCCCTTAAAATCGGGCATCATTTAAGCCCGTCGGGCCTATTCTGCGGAGGATTTGAGTGAATTTGCGAGCGGGTTTCCAACAACGCGTCGCCAGTGTCCTGTTGCTGAGCATGCTGGCAGCGTGTGCATCGCGACAAGTCGGGGCGCCGGTCGTCGACCGTACCGTAGGCGGTACGACGACCGACAGCAGTGTGCCTGGCGTGACTGCGCCAGTGGTCGACAACTCGCCGGTGCCGCCGGGGTATTACCGCGTGCAGCCGGGCGATCGTCTCTATCGCATCGCGCTGGAGAACGGACAGAACTATCGCGATATCGCGCGCTGGAACAACATCCAGAATCCGGATCAGATCGAAGTCGGTCAGGTGCTGCGCGTGAAGCCGCCTGCGGGGGATGCCGGCACGCCGTTGCCGCCGCCGGTTGCCAGCACGCCGTCGAACAACAGTCCGGCCGCTGTGCCGCCTGCCGTTGTGCCGCCGCCCGCGAGTTCGGTGGCGTCCGCGCCGTCGGCGGTGTCGAGCGGGGAACTGCGTCTGTCGTGGCCGGCCAAGGGCGCTGTCGTAGGTCGCTTCGACGATTCGAAGAACAAGGGCGTGAATATCGGCGGTACCTCCGGTCAGGACATTTTCGCTGCCGGTGCGGGTAAGGTGGTGTACTCGGGTGCCGGCCTGCGCGGCTATGGCAATCTCGTCATCATTAAACACGACGCGACCTTCTTGACGGCGTATGCACACAACAGCAAACTGTTGGTCAAGGAAGGCGACTCCGTAACGCGGGGTCAGAAAATTGCCGAAATGGGTAACTCGGACGCAGATCGGGTCATGCTGCACTTCGAGGTACGGAAAGACGGTAAGCCTGTGGATCCGATGAAGTATTTGCCGCCTCAATAAACTAGGCAGGGTCGAATGCTCAAGAGAAAGCGTCGTACTTCGCAAGAGGAAGACCTCGCTGCCCCGGAGACCGATCAGGACGTTGACGATCGGCAATCCCGGCAGGATGAGGACGTGGACGACGCTTTCGACGAGCGCGAGGCGGAGGACGACGACGCCTCGTCGTCCGAGGCCGGCGACGAAGGGGCTTCCCCGGGGCGCAAGCGCAAGGCCGCCGACGCCGACGACTTCGGTACCATCCTTCAGGCCGAACTCACGGCCGACACCGTTCAGCACTATCTCAATCGCATCAGCGTCAAGCCGCTGTTGACTCCCGCGGAAGAACTCGATTACTCCACGCGCGCTCAGGCCGGGGAGTTTGCGGCGCGTCAGGTCATGATCGAGCGCAACCTGCGTCTCGTGGTGAGTATAGCCAAGGGGTACCTCAATCGCGGTGTGCCATTGCTCGACCTGATCGAGGAGGGCAATCTCGGGTTGATGCACGCCATCGAGAAATTCGATCCGGGGCGTGGGTTTCGTTTCTCGACGTACGCGACATGGTGGATACGCCAGAGTATCGAGCGGGCCATCATGAATCAGGCGCGTACGGTTCGCCTGCCGGTGCATGTCATTCGCGAGCTCAATCAGGTGCTGCGTGCGAAGCGTCATCTGGAAAAGAGTGCCGCGTATGTCGATGGTGGCGAGCAGCGTGACGCGCGAATCGAGGATATTGCCGATCTGACCGGGAAGACACCTGAGGAGATCACCGACATTCTCGCGCTCAACGAGCATGTCGCCTCGCTCGATGCGCCGCTCGAGATCGACCCGGGCAGCAGTTTGCTCGATCTGCTCTCTGACGACCGCAGCGAAGCACCGGAGCACGAGGTGCAGCATCGCGAGCTGGAAGACCTGATGCGCCTGTGGCTGTCACGGCTTTCCACCAAACATCGTTATGTCATCGAGCGCCGGTTCGGACTCAACCGCGTGGAACCCGCCACGTTGGAGGAGTTGGCCGACGAAATGGGGCTGACGCGCGAACGCGTGCGCCAGATCCAGCAGGAGGCGCTTGTCAAGCTCAAACGCTATTTCGCGTCGAACGGCGTTCGCAAGGACGCCGTGCTGTGATTCGGCGCGAGGTTCGGGGGCTGGCGTCGCCGTCGTGTTGCGTCATACCGCGTCGCACGCCGAATGGCGTATCCCTTGGCGTCGCATAACGGCGCTTTCCGATTTTTCTTCTGATTTTCATCATGGCATCTCCCGTTCTCGTCTTCGATATTGAAACGATTCCCGACGTCGACGGCCTGCGCAAGCTTGAGCCCGCGTATGCCGGTCTGACGGACGACGCCGTCGCTGAAGCCGCTTTTGCGGCCCGTCGCGAAAAGGTGGGGCACGACTTCCTGCCGCTGCATTTGCAACGCGTTGCAGCCATCTCGTGTGTGTTTCGCGATCGCGATGGCTTTCGCGTGAAGTCGCTCGGCACGCTCGAAGACGGCGAAGGCGCGCTCGTCTCCGGCTTCTATCGCACCATCGAGAAATATGCGCCGCAACTCGTGTCATGGAATGGCGGCGGCTTCGATCTGCCGGTGTTGCACTACCGCGCCATGATTCACGGTATTTCCGCGCCGCGCTATTGGGATATGGGCGAGGACGACCGTGAGTTCAAGTGGAACAACTACATCAGCCGTTATCATCAGCGCCATCTGGATTTGATGGATCTGCTCGCGATGTATCAGGCGCGCGCCAACGCGCCGCTCGACGATTTGGCCAAGCTGTGCGGCTTTCCCGGCAAGCTGGGGATGGATGGCAGCAAGGTATGGGAGGCATATCGCGCCGGCAAGCTCGACGAGATACGCAATTACTGTGAGACGGACGTGGTAAATACGTATCTCGTCTACTGCCGCTATCAGTTGATGCGCGGCGGCTTGCGACAGGCCGAGTACGAGCAGGAGATCGAATTCGTGAGGCGTTCTCTCGAACAGGAGACGGCGCCGCACTGGAAGGAATATCTCGGCGCCTGGCGGTAATGCGCGGTGGATTCGCCGTTACCGTTGCTCTTGCCGTTATCGCGGTTCGTGCCGATTTCTGGCCGTGCTGGGCGGGCGCGCTCATACGCCAGCGAGTAACCGGCGGACGAATCGATTAAAATGCCGGGTTTGCTGTCGCATACGAGAACAAAGACGTGACCCGCTCCTCCCGAAACTCTTCGCGCAACCGGCCCGCCGCCGAGCCTGGCATCATCGACATCGAATCGCTCGACATGGAAGCGCGCGGCGTCGGCCGTACGGCGCCCGAGGGCGAGCCGGGTACGCCGGAATTCAAACCCGGCAAGGTGATCTTCGTCGAAGGCGCGCTGCCGGGCGAGCGCGTCACTTATCTCAGCTATCGCCGCAAGCCCAAATTCGAACAGGCGGAAGCGGTCAGCGTGTTGCGTGCGAGCCCAATGCGCGCCAAACCGCAATGTCCGCATTTCGGCAAGTGTGGCGGGTGCTCGATGCAGCATCTCGAACCGCGCGCGCAGATCGCCATCAAGCAACGCGTGCTGGAAGACAATCTGGCACGTCTCGGCAAGGTGAAGGCGGAAGCGATGCTTCGCCCGATCCAGGGGCCGGATTGGGGTTACCGCTTCCGGGCGCGTCTGACTGTGCGATACGTGCCCAAGAAGGGCGGTGTGCTGATCGGGTTTCACGAGCGCAAGAGCAGCTACGTGGCCGATATGGATTCTTGCGAAGTGCTGCCGCGACATGTGTCGGACATGCTCGTGCCGCTGCGCCGTCTGGTCGAGTCGCTCTCGATTCGCGAGCGTTTGCCGCAAATCGAGCTGGCGATCGGGGCCGACGTCACGGCGCTCGTGCTGAGGATTCTCGAGCCGCTCACGCCCGCCGACGAAGATATTCTCCGAGCGTTTGCCGACGCCAACCGGGTTCAGTTCTGGGTCCAGCCCAAGGGGCCGGACACGGCGGTGCCGTTCTACCCGCTTACGCCTGAACTTCATTACACGCTGCCGGAATACCAGATCCGGATGCCGTTCAAGCCGACGGATTTCACGCAGGTCAATCATCAGATCAACCGGGTGCTGGTGCATCGTGCGTTGCGGCTGCTCGCGCCGCAATCGGACGAGCGCGTGCTCGATCTGTTCTGCGGGTTGGGCAACTTCACGTTGCCGCTGGCGCGCCGTGCCGGGACCGTCATGGGGATCGAAGGCAGCACGGCGTTGACGGAGCGCGCGCTCGCCAACGCGCAACGCAACGGCGTGGCCAGGCGAACGGAATTTGCATGCCGCAACCTGTTCGACATCACCGCCGACGACATTCGCGCGCTCGGGGCGTTCGACCGGTATCTCATCGATCCGCCGCGCGAGGGGGCGCTCGCGGTGTCGAAGGCGTTGGCGGAACTCGCGCAGCAAGGTTACGACGGGCTGCCCAAGCGCATCGTCTACGTGTCATGCAGCCCGGCGACGCTGGCTCGCGATGCCGGTCTTCTCGTGCACGAAGCGGGCTATCGCCTGACGCTGGCGGGTGTGGTCAACATGTTCCCGCATACGTCGCACGTTGAATCGATGGCGGTTTTCGAGCACGAAAGCATTGGACAGCCGTGGGTGCCGCGCATTCGCGTGTCGGAGACGGGGGCGGACACGCCTGAGGGATCCGCCGACGAAGGTGTCGAGGCGATCGCCGGTGCGACCGGCGGTGAGGGTGTGATTCACCACGACGCCTGAGCCTGATCGTTGTGAGCGGGCGCGAAGTGCGCGAAACCGTAGGCGCGTAGCGTGTCATAACGACGGGGGGGCGTAGGCGGTCCTCGGTGCGTGGCCCCGCGCCGGCCGGCGATATGCCGATATACCGGTATGCCGAAAGCCGAAAGCCGAAAGAAAAAGCCAGTCCCGAGGGGCTGGCTTTTTCGTCAGGCGACAGGCAGCGCAGCACAGGCTGCGCTGCCGCTTCGCATCAGTCGTTAGTTGCGGTTGCCGCCCAGCACACCCAGGATGGCGAGCAGGTTGGTGAAGATGTTGTACAGGTCGAGATAAATCGCGAGCGTTGCGGTGACGTAGTTGGTTTCACCGCCGTTCACCACGCGCTGCACGTCGAACAGGATGTACGCTGAGAAGATGGCAATGGCGAGCACCGAAACCGTCAGCATCAGCGCCGGCAGTTGCAGCCAGATGTTGGCGACCGAGGCCAGCAGAATCACGATGACGCCCATGAACAGCCACTTGCCGAGCCCGCTGAAATCTCGCTTGCTGACCGTAGCGACCGACGCCATCACCGTGAAAATCACGGCCGTGCCGCCGAACGCCAGCATGATGAGCGATGCACCGTTGGAGAATCCCAGCACGAAGCTTAACAAGCGCGTGAGCATCAGGCCCATGAAGAACGTGAAGCCCAGCAGCAGTGCCACGCCGACACCGCTGTTCTTGAAGCGCTCGATCGCGAACATGAAACCGAAAGCGACGGCGAGGAACAAGATGACGCTGACCATCGGGCTGCCCGCGAACAGCGCGAAGCCATAGGTCACACCCAGCCAGGCGCCCGCGATGGTCGGCAGCATCGACAGCGCGAGCAGCCAATACGTATTGCGCAGCACCTTGTTGCGTACCTGAGCGGTCGAGACACCGCCTGTGCCGCTGTAGCCGAAGCGTTGGAAATCCTGGTTCATATATTGTGTTCTCCGTGGTCGTTGTGCCTGTTGGCGGGGCCACCAGGCGCCTGATGACGCATACGATGACCGGCAACCGTTGCCGGCGAATCCCCCGCGGCCCGTTGGTCCGGCTTGTCGTCGAAGGCCAAGGATATCGAAAGATACCCGGGAAAGCGTTCGGACGATTCCGGAAATCTCGGGGCAAAAGCCTAAATTTCAACGGCTCGTCACTCCTCAACCTTCCCATCCAGGGAAGGTGAGAAAAACGCATCCTTGTGTCAGCTTCGCGAAAAGCCGGACAGTCCCGGCCGTCCTGCGTTTGAGCGGTACGCGCACTGTAGGTTCCATCCCCATCATAACAGCCTTCGTGCTACAATTACGGGTTCATGTTGGTTATATAACTGCTTAATTTTTTGGAGTTTTTCATGGCAGTCGAACGCACTTTGTCGATTATCAAGCCCGATGCCGTTGCCAAGAACGTGATCGGCCAGATTTACAGCCGTTTCGAAGCCGCCGGCCTGAAGATCGCCGCTGCCAAGCTGGTGCACCTGTCGCGCGCTGAAGCCGAGCAGTTCTACGCCGTTCACAAGGAGCGTCCGTTCTTCAGGGATCTGGTCGACTTCATGATCTCGGGCCCGGTGATGATTCAGGTGCTCGAAGGCGAGAACGCCATCGCGAAGAACCGCGAGCTGATGGGCGCCACCGACCCGAAGAAGGCAGAGAAGGGCACGATCCGCGCCGACTTCGCCGACAGCATCGACGCCAACGCAGTGCATGGCTCGGACGCCGCTGAAACGGCCGCTGTGGAAGTGGCTTTCTTCTTCCCGGGCATGAACGTCTACTCGCGCTAAGCCGCGTTTAGTCGCTCCATTGCAGGAAGATACCGAAGGGATGTTGACGGATCAGGGCCATGACCAACCTCACGAATCTGCTTGATTACGATCCGGACGGTCTGGCCGCCTATTGCGGCACGCTCGGCGAAAAGCCGTTCCGTGCCCGCCAGCTCCAGCGTTGGATCCACCAGATGGGGGCCGCCGATTTCGACGGCATGACCGATCTGGCCAAATCGCTGCGCGAGAAGTTGAAAACGCGCGCGAATATTGTTGCGCCTGCCGCGATTACCGACCACCTGTCGGCCGACGGCACGCGCAAATGGCTGTTGGACGTGGGTAACGGCAACGCCGTCGAGACCGTCTACATCCCTGAGGAGACGCGTGGCACGCTTTGCGTTTCGTCGCAAGCGGGTTGCGCCGTCAACTGCCGGTTCTGTTCGACCGGCAAGCAGGGCTTCTCGCGCAATTTGTCGCTCGGCGAAATCATCGGCCAGTTGTGGATGGCCGAATTTGCGCTTCGCCGCGACCTTGGCCGCGAAGGCAGGAACGAGCGTGTCACCACCAATGTGGTGATGATGGGCATGGGCGAGCCGCTGCTCAATTTCGACAACGTGGTCGGCGCCATGC
This is a stretch of genomic DNA from Pandoraea faecigallinarum. It encodes these proteins:
- a CDS encoding ABC transporter substrate-binding protein, which encodes MQRRQFVTALAATGLIGAGIRPGFAQGRLEKTRIAIAVGGKNLFYYLPLTIAERLNYFKDEGLDVEISDFAGGSKALQALVGGSADVVSGAYEHTILLQAKNQYIRAFVLQGRAPQIVFGVSNKTMPNYKSIADLRGKKIGVTAPGSSTNIMANFVLAKGGIKPNEVAFVGVGASSGALAAIRSGNVDAIVNLDPVITMLERDKEIRVISDTRTLKETVSVFGGNMPAGCLYTNESFIQKNPNTTQALTNAMVRALRWLQTAGPGDLIKTVPDAYLLGDRALYLDAWSRVKEAISPDGLIPADGPATALRTLQAFDETVKGKSIDLSKTFTNEFTKKADAKYK
- the surE gene encoding 5'/3'-nucleotidase SurE, which gives rise to MRILLSNDDGYQAPGLAALYEALAPLGDITVVAPEQNCSGASNSLTLQRPLSVFKGGNGFTFINGTPTDCVHVALTGLLQQRPDIVVSGINNGQNMGEDTLYSGTVAAATEGFLFGIPSFAFSQVNKGWDHLDSAARVAREVVERYMERPLGAPFLLNVNIPNLPYERLKGALATRLGKRHQSQPVIRQENPRGETIYWIGPAGDARDSSEGTDFHAVAHDYVSVTPLQLDLTHTARLGVVHDWLASAGVAQR
- the rpoS gene encoding RNA polymerase sigma factor RpoS, with amino-acid sequence MLKRKRRTSQEEDLAAPETDQDVDDRQSRQDEDVDDAFDEREAEDDDASSSEAGDEGASPGRKRKAADADDFGTILQAELTADTVQHYLNRISVKPLLTPAEELDYSTRAQAGEFAARQVMIERNLRLVVSIAKGYLNRGVPLLDLIEEGNLGLMHAIEKFDPGRGFRFSTYATWWIRQSIERAIMNQARTVRLPVHVIRELNQVLRAKRHLEKSAAYVDGGEQRDARIEDIADLTGKTPEEITDILALNEHVASLDAPLEIDPGSSLLDLLSDDRSEAPEHEVQHRELEDLMRLWLSRLSTKHRYVIERRFGLNRVEPATLEELADEMGLTRERVRQIQQEALVKLKRYFASNGVRKDAVL
- a CDS encoding 3'-5' exonuclease, which translates into the protein MASPVLVFDIETIPDVDGLRKLEPAYAGLTDDAVAEAAFAARREKVGHDFLPLHLQRVAAISCVFRDRDGFRVKSLGTLEDGEGALVSGFYRTIEKYAPQLVSWNGGGFDLPVLHYRAMIHGISAPRYWDMGEDDREFKWNNYISRYHQRHLDLMDLLAMYQARANAPLDDLAKLCGFPGKLGMDGSKVWEAYRAGKLDEIRNYCETDVVNTYLVYCRYQLMRGGLRQAEYEQEIEFVRRSLEQETAPHWKEYLGAWR
- a CDS encoding ABC transporter ATP-binding protein yields the protein MTAPALSFDSITCTFVARDDRSKRYTAVADTSLDIAPGEFVSVVGPTGCGKSTLLNVAAGLLAPSSGSVKVFGEPLKGINARSGYMFQAEALMPWRNAIDNVTAGLEFRGVAPDEAKARGHEWLKRVGLGGFGDRYPHQLSGGMRKRVAMAQTLILDPDIILMDEPFSALDIQTRQLMENELLELWAAKRRAVLFITHDLDEAIALSDRVVVLAAGPSTHPIGEFRIDLPRPRDVAEIRNHPRFTELHAQIWDVLREEVLKGYAQQLKAV
- a CDS encoding ABC transporter permease, with amino-acid sequence MRNRSFMRYLRLWQWSLLVVAFLVWYVLTSPTLLPAFYFDSPDKAAFFFGEPQKVLLQIWQWFASGEIYLHLGVTLLETVLAFAIGTVFGLGVGLWLALSPSAGALLDPYIKAANSMPRVILAPIFGVWFGLGIWSKVALGVTLVFFIVFFNVYQGVKEVSPVVLANARMLGANQRQLLRRVYLPSATSWVFSSLHNSVGLAFVGAVVGEYLGSSRGVGYLILQAEGTFDINAVIAGVLILTAFALVLDGLVGVVERRLLVWQPQAGETEKM
- a CDS encoding peptidoglycan DD-metalloendopeptidase family protein produces the protein MLAACASRQVGAPVVDRTVGGTTTDSSVPGVTAPVVDNSPVPPGYYRVQPGDRLYRIALENGQNYRDIARWNNIQNPDQIEVGQVLRVKPPAGDAGTPLPPPVASTPSNNSPAAVPPAVVPPPASSVASAPSAVSSGELRLSWPAKGAVVGRFDDSKNKGVNIGGTSGQDIFAAGAGKVVYSGAGLRGYGNLVIIKHDATFLTAYAHNSKLLVKEGDSVTRGQKIAEMGNSDADRVMLHFEVRKDGKPVDPMKYLPPQ
- the ndk gene encoding nucleoside-diphosphate kinase, which encodes MAVERTLSIIKPDAVAKNVIGQIYSRFEAAGLKIAAAKLVHLSRAEAEQFYAVHKERPFFRDLVDFMISGPVMIQVLEGENAIAKNRELMGATDPKKAEKGTIRADFADSIDANAVHGSDAAETAAVEVAFFFPGMNVYSR
- a CDS encoding protein-L-isoaspartate(D-aspartate) O-methyltransferase; this encodes MTTPPKRFPLPLAEVMTRRQRKAPVLDKASRASPAGAPPAAMARKTTPAPGATSVNSGNGKAPLGSSNGLRVATTPLAGASARPTGAQTSHPVAPKGLARPAAAPHAQPAPHAVKSAPRPGTKAHGGGIAQKNGLTAATAVKGVVRTGSASKASAGTAVRGQVPPGSGSPDGIGLTSERVRARMAERVAASGVKHPGVLAALATVPRHRFVDAALANQAYEDAALPIGHGQTISKPSVVGRMIELLLAGGRPLEKVLEIGTGCGYQAAVLSCVARDVYSIERVRPLHERAKANLRPLRVPNIRLHYGDGRLGLPAVAPFDGIVIAAAGLEIPDALVDQLAVGARLVAPVGGEQQILTLIERVGARQWRETQLDRVLFVPLKSGII
- a CDS encoding Bax inhibitor-1/YccA family protein — encoded protein: MNQDFQRFGYSGTGGVSTAQVRNKVLRNTYWLLALSMLPTIAGAWLGVTYGFALFAGSPMVSVILFLAVAFGFMFAIERFKNSGVGVALLLGFTFFMGLMLTRLLSFVLGFSNGASLIMLAFGGTAVIFTVMASVATVSKRDFSGLGKWLFMGVIVILLASVANIWLQLPALMLTVSVLAIAIFSAYILFDVQRVVNGGETNYVTATLAIYLDLYNIFTNLLAILGVLGGNRN